Proteins from a single region of Flavobacterium sp. YJ01:
- a CDS encoding glycosyltransferase family 2 protein — protein sequence MIVNKTPKITVIMPVYNCELYIADAVDSILNQTYNDFELLIIDDASTDSTVSIIKNFNDERIQLIEKPKNSGYTNSLNFGLQLAKGEYIARMDGDDISLPERFEKQINFLNSNKNIIVCGSLLNIIGTNHIQPLPENHEDIKIAFLKGNAMVHPSVMFRNVNDNNFSILYDTAKEPAEDFDLWVRLLSIGELHNLQEVLLNYRVHDAQVSHKREIQQMESAMESRINMLAYLNCNIDLRERNLLKKILHHKSWFTFLELKEFLVLKNKLILANDNAFFKKEEFLKYLLEIENKMLKKYFLKRANYSPIIYFQYISCKLGKQFQKLPDLNQLKLFVKSMTFYKVK from the coding sequence ATGATAGTTAATAAAACTCCAAAAATAACTGTTATAATGCCTGTCTACAATTGTGAACTTTATATTGCGGATGCAGTAGACAGTATTTTAAATCAAACCTACAATGATTTTGAGCTTTTAATAATTGATGATGCCTCGACAGATTCTACAGTATCTATAATTAAAAATTTTAATGATGAAAGAATCCAATTAATAGAAAAGCCAAAAAATTCTGGTTATACAAATAGTTTAAATTTTGGTTTACAGCTTGCAAAAGGGGAATATATTGCCAGAATGGATGGTGATGATATTAGTTTACCAGAGAGATTCGAAAAACAAATCAATTTTTTAAATTCTAATAAAAATATTATTGTTTGTGGTTCTTTATTAAATATAATTGGTACTAATCATATACAGCCTTTACCAGAAAATCATGAAGACATAAAAATAGCATTTTTGAAAGGTAATGCGATGGTACATCCTTCTGTTATGTTTCGAAATGTTAATGACAATAATTTTTCAATTCTGTATGATACAGCAAAAGAACCCGCTGAAGATTTTGATTTATGGGTTAGATTATTATCAATAGGGGAATTGCATAATTTACAAGAAGTTTTACTTAATTATAGAGTTCATGACGCACAGGTTTCTCACAAAAGAGAAATACAGCAAATGGAATCTGCAATGGAATCAAGGATAAATATGTTAGCATATTTAAATTGTAATATTGATTTAAGGGAACGAAATTTATTGAAAAAAATATTGCACCATAAAAGTTGGTTTACATTTTTAGAGTTAAAAGAATTTTTAGTGCTAAAGAATAAATTGATATTAGCCAATGATAATGCGTTTTTTAAAAAAGAAGAATTTTTAAAATATTTATTAGAAATTGAAAATAAAATGTTGAAAAAATATTTTTTGAAAAGAGCCAACTACTCGCCTATAATTTATTTCCAATATATTAGTTGTAAATTAGGTAAACAATTTCAAAAATTACCAGATTTAAACCAATTGAAATTATTTGTCAAATCAATGACCTTTTATAAAGTAAAATGA
- a CDS encoding glycosyltransferase family 2 protein, translating into MIISLVSIIVPCYNQAQYLEEALQSIFDQTYENWECIIVNDGSLDNTEEIVKKWIIKDSRFKYFYKENGGLSSARNLGLENAKGEYIQFLDSDDYIAKTKLQLSIAELQHEDKNIVISNFKMFSQSISDLGESSCDLKLEYFNFKNILFGWDYDFNIPIHCGFFQKSFFDDFRFPEALKAKEDWVMWLSFFKKQHNVYFLNSSLAYYRLHENNMTKDVKHMETNSLKVLSYLKEIVPKGDFIDYLFFILEKRQEKINALDLKIYKMQNSNGYKFLEKLKKMSIVSFLYNKIKSHN; encoded by the coding sequence ATGATTATATCATTAGTTTCAATAATAGTCCCTTGTTATAATCAAGCTCAGTATCTTGAAGAAGCTTTACAATCAATATTTGACCAAACTTATGAAAATTGGGAATGTATTATCGTTAATGATGGTAGTTTAGATAATACTGAAGAAATAGTAAAGAAATGGATTATAAAAGATTCTCGTTTTAAATACTTTTATAAAGAAAATGGAGGATTGAGCAGTGCTCGAAATCTAGGTTTGGAAAATGCAAAAGGAGAATATATTCAATTTTTGGATTCAGATGATTATATAGCCAAAACGAAATTACAATTATCGATCGCAGAATTGCAACATGAAGACAAAAACATTGTAATTTCAAATTTTAAAATGTTCTCTCAAAGTATTAGTGATTTGGGAGAGTCATCCTGTGATTTGAAATTAGAGTATTTTAATTTTAAAAATATATTGTTTGGATGGGATTATGATTTTAATATTCCCATACATTGCGGTTTTTTTCAAAAAAGCTTTTTTGATGATTTTAGATTTCCAGAAGCATTAAAAGCTAAAGAGGATTGGGTAATGTGGTTGAGCTTTTTTAAAAAGCAGCACAACGTCTATTTTTTAAACTCTTCTTTAGCATACTATAGACTTCATGAAAATAATATGACAAAAGATGTAAAGCATATGGAAACGAATTCGTTGAAGGTCTTGTCATATTTAAAAGAGATTGTTCCAAAAGGTGATTTTATAGATTATTTATTTTTTATTTTGGAAAAAAGACAAGAAAAAATAAACGCACTCGATTTAAAAATTTATAAAATGCAAAACTCAAATGGTTATAAATTTTTAGAAAAACTTAAAAAGATGAGTATTGTAAGTTTCCTTTATAATAAAATTAAAAGTCATAATTGA
- a CDS encoding glycosyltransferase gives MIAIVIPYYRISFFEETLESLANQVDKRFKVYIGNDASPDDPSNLLLKYNDHFNFEYYKFDENLGRISLTKQWERCIGLIEDEEWIMVLGDDDVLADNVVKDFYANLEKINENGINVVRFATKEINEKENSISQLYKHPEFENPLDFLIRKLKWQTRSSLSEYIFRKEAFLKYKFHSYPSAFYSDDKAWIDFSEDKPIFTINTSAISIRISDQSISGKAKISDQLKAEYLYVKGFYENKLAYFSLKDKLYILKRMEYFIYSKYETGRMSKLILYINYWKSFNVFELLKYHKRLINRFFNK, from the coding sequence ATGATTGCAATAGTAATTCCATACTATAGAATAAGTTTTTTTGAAGAAACACTTGAATCATTAGCCAATCAGGTAGACAAACGATTCAAAGTATATATTGGTAATGATGCGAGTCCAGATGATCCTTCTAATTTATTATTAAAATATAATGACCATTTTAATTTTGAGTATTATAAATTTGATGAAAATCTGGGTAGAATTTCACTAACAAAACAATGGGAACGTTGCATTGGACTAATAGAAGATGAAGAATGGATTATGGTTTTGGGAGATGATGATGTTTTAGCAGACAATGTCGTTAAAGACTTTTATGCTAATTTAGAAAAGATTAATGAAAATGGAATTAATGTAGTACGTTTTGCAACAAAAGAAATAAACGAAAAAGAAAATTCTATTTCTCAGCTTTATAAACATCCAGAATTCGAGAATCCCTTGGATTTTTTAATTAGAAAATTAAAATGGCAGACAAGAAGTTCACTTTCTGAATATATCTTTAGAAAAGAAGCATTTTTAAAATATAAATTCCACTCTTATCCTTCTGCATTCTATAGTGACGATAAAGCATGGATAGATTTTTCTGAGGATAAACCCATTTTTACAATTAATACATCAGCAATTAGTATTCGTATTTCAGATCAAAGCATTTCTGGGAAAGCTAAGATTTCAGACCAGTTAAAAGCTGAGTACTTATATGTTAAAGGTTTTTACGAAAATAAATTAGCATATTTTTCATTAAAAGATAAGCTTTATATTTTAAAAAGAATGGAATATTTTATCTATTCTAAATATGAAACAGGCAGGATGTCAAAATTAATTTTATACATTAATTATTGGAAAAGTTTTAATGTGTTTGAACTGCTGAAATACCACAAAAGACTTATCAATAGATTTTTTAATAAGTGA
- a CDS encoding glycosyltransferase family 4 protein: MKKILFIIHEASETGAPLVILNLLESSYSNQYECFVLSLYGGKIENELRKKAKVSILNKKIKKSVFNKISNKMFNFENEFLKKAKDGFFDLVYVNSLACFSRLPNLDFLSNNKTILNVHEGPVLTENLNIHDAIVENILKFSSLIFVSEFAKESFNSKYNIEKSSQYVIPPVIRNLEEKQTDFKHLDVSDNSFIVSSSGSLNYTKGVDLFIQVAKLVIEKAKENNPIYFVWIGTNGNNEIRNHFFNDIKKIGLENKVIVMSNTTNIISCFRETDVFFLPSREESFSMVAMENAFLGNPVVCFDNGNGAIEFINNENGYVVPYLDTQAAANAILEMYNERSYLHEKSQAAKKMSANFSGDNSAKKIFEVIDRTINAN; the protein is encoded by the coding sequence ATGAAAAAGATACTTTTTATTATTCACGAAGCTTCAGAAACAGGAGCTCCTTTAGTGATTTTAAATTTATTGGAGTCATCTTATTCAAACCAATATGAGTGTTTTGTTTTGAGTTTATATGGAGGAAAAATCGAAAATGAACTAAGAAAAAAAGCAAAAGTTTCAATATTAAATAAAAAGATAAAAAAGAGTGTTTTCAATAAAATTAGCAATAAGATGTTTAATTTTGAAAATGAGTTTTTAAAAAAAGCGAAGGATGGTTTTTTTGATTTAGTATATGTTAATAGCTTGGCTTGTTTTAGTAGATTGCCCAATTTAGATTTTCTGAGCAACAATAAAACTATACTTAATGTACATGAAGGGCCGGTTTTGACTGAAAACCTTAACATTCACGATGCCATAGTTGAAAATATTCTTAAATTTTCTAGTTTGATTTTTGTGTCCGAATTTGCCAAAGAATCTTTTAATTCCAAATACAATATAGAAAAAAGTTCTCAGTATGTTATACCACCAGTAATTCGTAATTTAGAAGAAAAACAAACAGATTTTAAACATTTAGATGTAAGTGACAATTCCTTTATTGTGAGTTCTTCGGGATCATTAAATTACACCAAAGGTGTTGATTTATTCATACAAGTTGCTAAACTTGTTATTGAAAAAGCGAAAGAAAATAATCCTATTTATTTTGTGTGGATTGGAACAAATGGTAACAACGAAATAAGAAATCATTTTTTTAATGATATAAAAAAAATAGGTTTAGAAAATAAAGTAATAGTGATGTCTAATACTACTAATATAATTAGTTGTTTTAGAGAAACAGATGTTTTTTTCTTACCTTCGAGAGAGGAGTCATTTTCTATGGTTGCTATGGAAAATGCTTTTTTAGGAAACCCAGTAGTATGTTTTGATAATGGAAATGGTGCGATTGAATTTATAAATAATGAAAATGGGTATGTTGTTCCCTATTTAGATACTCAAGCTGCTGCCAATGCCATTTTAGAAATGTATAATGAAAGGAGTTATTTACACGAAAAGTCTCAAGCAGCAAAGAAAATGTCGGCTAACTTCTCTGGTGATAATTCTGCAAAAAAGATTTTTGAAGTAATTGATAGGACTATAAATGCAAATTAA
- a CDS encoding glycosyltransferase family 2 protein yields the protein MQIKKSNVLIIIVTYNGEKWIRNCLDSIMNSNYLADIFIVDNASIDNTVAILDLYEEIKIYKSNVNLGFGKANNLGLTYALQNDYDYAFLLNQDTWIEKDTIEDLVAVAQKQQDFGIISPMHYFSDKISLEYNFSVQLSPWFCKNILSDFVFRDQKSMKEIYPLNFVNAAAWLLPRRTLEIVGGFDPLFFHYGEDNDYCNRLKYHKLKIGIAPHAKIYHDCLDSNNKNLDTEKQLRKFEIEQKVALSNINLRIKKSNIIGLSLKLLLIAVINFFTFNFKKSKMSFKKCRIVVNSYNGIITSRKNNVLSKSNYL from the coding sequence ATGCAAATTAAAAAATCAAATGTCTTGATCATTATAGTAACCTATAATGGTGAGAAATGGATAAGAAACTGTTTGGATTCGATTATGAATTCTAATTATTTGGCAGATATTTTTATAGTCGATAATGCAAGCATAGATAATACAGTTGCTATATTAGATCTATACGAAGAGATAAAAATATATAAAAGCAATGTAAATTTAGGTTTTGGTAAAGCCAATAATTTGGGTTTGACTTACGCATTACAAAATGATTATGACTATGCTTTTTTGCTTAATCAGGATACTTGGATAGAAAAAGATACAATTGAAGATTTAGTAGCAGTAGCCCAAAAGCAACAAGACTTTGGCATTATTTCACCAATGCATTATTTTTCGGATAAGATATCTTTAGAATATAATTTTAGTGTTCAACTATCTCCTTGGTTCTGTAAAAATATTCTTTCTGATTTTGTTTTCAGAGATCAAAAATCTATGAAAGAAATTTATCCATTAAATTTTGTAAATGCTGCGGCATGGTTGTTACCAAGAAGAACATTAGAAATAGTTGGAGGCTTTGATCCGCTGTTTTTTCACTATGGAGAAGATAATGATTATTGCAATAGACTAAAATATCATAAGCTAAAGATCGGAATTGCACCTCATGCAAAAATTTATCATGATTGCCTAGATTCAAATAACAAAAATCTTGATACTGAAAAACAGTTAAGGAAATTTGAAATAGAACAAAAAGTTGCACTTTCAAACATTAATTTGAGAATAAAAAAAAGCAATATAATAGGATTGAGTCTTAAATTGCTTTTAATTGCAGTTATTAACTTTTTTACATTCAATTTTAAAAAATCAAAAATGTCTTTTAAAAAATGTAGGATTGTAGTGAATTCTTATAACGGTATTATAACTAGCAGAAAAAACAATGTTTTATCTAAGTCTAATTACTTATAG
- a CDS encoding glycosyltransferase, translated as MITIIYSFRNREIDRVRKSLNSLCLQTNKNFNVIFIDYGSQIKTAQEVKNTVESFSFCTHYYVYAEFQIWNKSKALNFAIKKVTSDYCFIADVDMIFHPNFIEILNEKKVVNIATYFQVGFLSKEESLKEVPFEEYKINFLTDENATGMTLFPVEKLHLINGFDEFFHFWGAEDTDIHNRLKNVGCDIVYNDSKLLLLHQWHKNFRSRETKKISQELQLRGIVELNNNHMWFNFRNKVSQINKEGWGEVIKPSDFEELKGIDPQILSREKSKINHFLYNELPNSKEKVLAVKIKKGKIDRLEIKYLLKKILRRKVAERYTLREINDLFLIHIISFYNYFPYSYQISDDLENITFKIKK; from the coding sequence GTGATAACTATAATATATTCTTTTCGAAATCGTGAAATAGATCGAGTTAGAAAATCTCTAAATTCTCTTTGCCTTCAAACCAATAAGAATTTTAATGTGATTTTTATAGATTACGGTTCTCAAATAAAAACTGCGCAAGAAGTAAAAAATACTGTTGAGAGTTTTTCTTTTTGTACGCATTATTATGTTTATGCTGAATTTCAAATTTGGAATAAATCTAAAGCACTAAATTTTGCAATTAAAAAAGTCACTTCAGATTATTGTTTTATAGCTGATGTTGATATGATTTTTCATCCTAACTTTATAGAAATATTAAATGAAAAGAAAGTTGTTAATATAGCAACGTATTTTCAGGTTGGTTTTTTGAGCAAAGAAGAAAGTCTTAAAGAAGTTCCTTTCGAAGAATACAAAATAAATTTCTTGACAGATGAAAACGCAACTGGGATGACATTATTTCCTGTTGAAAAGCTACATTTAATAAATGGATTTGATGAGTTTTTTCATTTTTGGGGAGCAGAAGATACTGATATTCATAATAGATTGAAAAATGTGGGATGTGATATTGTTTATAATGATAGTAAACTATTATTGCTTCACCAATGGCATAAAAATTTTAGATCAAGAGAGACTAAAAAGATAAGTCAAGAACTGCAATTAAGAGGAATTGTAGAGCTAAATAATAATCATATGTGGTTTAATTTTAGAAATAAGGTTTCTCAAATTAATAAAGAAGGTTGGGGTGAAGTAATAAAACCTTCAGATTTTGAAGAGTTAAAAGGTATAGATCCGCAAATATTGTCTAGAGAAAAATCAAAGATTAATCATTTTTTATACAATGAACTGCCAAATTCAAAAGAAAAGGTACTAGCTGTAAAAATTAAGAAAGGAAAAATAGATAGATTAGAAATTAAGTATCTGCTCAAAAAAATATTACGAAGAAAAGTGGCAGAAAGATATACTTTGAGAGAAATAAATGATTTATTCCTTATTCACATTATTTCGTTCTATAATTATTTCCCATACTCATATCAAATTAGCGATGATCTTGAAAATATAACTTTCAAAATTAAAAAATAG
- a CDS encoding glycosyltransferase family 4 protein, whose product MPKVILISQVPLPHNKIGSWTTLYKNYLENNHLIDYVVCEQPENKFERVEYRFVTNSFLEKIQKRLRKKTYLTYLKTIEKLLETQERYIIQIVDNFGIVKPLVDFLEKKGKRKHCYLQFFYHGFPPFYENFRSRWFFENIDEMVLLTNDSYKAHKEYYTVLPTRFSVLHNGIDTAKFYPVSPIEKEVLKKERNFLNKKIFLWCSQDRPKKGLHILLDVWKRIYEKRQDIILLVIGCEPREPINGVEYLGLIPNDQLPEYYQMADCYLFPTLCHEGFGLSLIEALHCGCYCIASANGGVPEVLQYGKLGRLIERPNFQEEWENAILEFLEQKEMSSYTIPNDLYSMQNWYAGMNKIINNAKKSF is encoded by the coding sequence ATGCCAAAAGTAATTCTCATTTCACAAGTTCCTCTTCCTCATAATAAAATAGGAAGCTGGACTACATTATATAAGAATTATTTAGAGAATAATCATCTAATTGATTATGTAGTATGCGAGCAACCAGAAAACAAATTTGAAAGAGTAGAGTATCGTTTTGTAACAAATAGTTTTTTAGAGAAAATACAAAAGAGATTAAGAAAAAAAACATATTTAACTTATCTAAAAACAATTGAAAAATTATTAGAAACGCAAGAAAGATACATTATACAGATTGTTGATAATTTCGGAATTGTAAAACCATTAGTTGATTTTTTAGAAAAAAAAGGAAAAAGAAAACACTGCTATCTTCAGTTCTTTTATCATGGATTTCCTCCTTTTTATGAGAATTTTAGAAGTAGGTGGTTTTTTGAAAATATAGATGAAATGGTTTTATTAACCAATGATAGTTATAAGGCCCATAAAGAATATTATACAGTATTGCCAACACGATTTTCAGTATTACATAACGGAATTGATACTGCTAAATTCTATCCAGTTTCTCCAATAGAGAAAGAAGTTCTGAAGAAAGAGAGAAATTTTTTAAATAAAAAAATCTTTCTTTGGTGTTCACAAGACCGTCCTAAGAAAGGATTACATATTTTATTAGACGTATGGAAAAGAATTTATGAAAAAAGGCAAGATATTATTTTATTGGTTATAGGATGCGAACCTAGAGAACCTATTAATGGAGTTGAATATCTAGGTTTAATTCCAAATGATCAATTGCCCGAATATTATCAAATGGCAGACTGCTATTTATTTCCAACATTATGCCATGAAGGCTTTGGTTTGAGTTTAATTGAAGCCTTACATTGTGGATGCTATTGTATTGCTTCTGCAAATGGTGGAGTTCCTGAAGTCTTGCAATATGGTAAACTAGGAAGATTGATTGAAAGGCCGAATTTTCAAGAAGAATGGGAAAATGCCATTTTAGAATTTTTAGAACAAAAAGAAATGTCTTCATACACAATACCAAATGATTTGTACTCAATGCAAAATTGGTATGCAGGAATGAATAAAATTATTAATAATGCTAAAAAGTCTTTTTAG
- a CDS encoding FkbM family methyltransferase yields the protein MKLKKKIKNAIKDQILKKGFRFSNVFYFNFLESALYQFLLKNKNINFIQIGANDGKRFDPIYEFIKYNKANVRGFVVEPVSDYFRDLCNNYKEYPNIVPLNYAIHNDLTEATIYKIAKEYESSVPEFALGIASFDPNHHLKTNIPKEFLTEEKVKCLSMLALIEKYDIKDVDLLILDTEGYDYYILKSIDFDKISPSIIHFEHGLNSNTMAIEQFEDLKELFYKKGYQLFVEKGDVIAIKTLLFL from the coding sequence ATGAAACTCAAAAAAAAGATAAAAAATGCAATCAAAGACCAGATTTTAAAAAAGGGATTTAGGTTTAGTAATGTATTTTACTTTAATTTTTTGGAAAGTGCATTATATCAATTTCTGCTTAAAAATAAGAATATAAATTTTATTCAAATAGGAGCAAATGATGGAAAACGTTTTGATCCTATTTACGAGTTCATAAAATACAATAAAGCAAATGTAAGAGGATTTGTTGTCGAACCAGTTAGTGATTATTTTAGAGATCTGTGTAACAACTATAAAGAGTATCCAAATATAGTGCCGTTGAATTATGCTATTCATAATGATTTGACTGAGGCAACTATTTATAAAATTGCTAAAGAATATGAAAGTAGTGTTCCTGAATTTGCTCTAGGAATTGCTTCTTTTGATCCTAATCACCATCTTAAAACAAATATTCCTAAAGAATTCTTGACAGAAGAAAAAGTGAAATGTTTGTCAATGCTGGCTCTGATTGAAAAATATGATATAAAAGATGTTGATCTTTTGATTTTGGATACAGAAGGATATGATTATTATATTTTGAAAAGTATTGACTTTGATAAAATATCGCCATCAATTATTCATTTTGAACATGGTTTAAATTCTAATACAATGGCGATAGAACAGTTTGAGGATTTGAAAGAATTATTCTACAAAAAAGGATATCAGTTATTTGTAGAAAAAGGGGATGTGATTGCAATTAAAACTTTATTGTTTTTATAA
- a CDS encoding acylneuraminate cytidylyltransferase family protein, translating to MKQKTIVIIPARGGSKRLPKKNIKLFGGIPLLAHSILYAKAHKHIIDEIYVSTDNETIKKVALHYGAKVIDRPESISGDLEPTISTLKHVLESLNNSDVENVILLQPTNPLRPEKLLEEAFAIYLRNNCNSLFTVSRNQQKLGKISYNKFIPFNYKIGQRSQDLEPLFFENGLLYITKRKLVQDNIIISEDAFPFEVNHIFANVDIDTQEDFEYAEYLFKKDDK from the coding sequence ATGAAACAAAAAACAATAGTAATAATTCCAGCAAGAGGTGGATCTAAAAGGTTGCCAAAGAAAAATATAAAATTATTTGGAGGGATCCCTTTATTGGCACATAGTATTTTATACGCAAAAGCCCACAAGCATATTATTGATGAGATTTATGTTTCGACAGATAATGAAACTATAAAAAAAGTTGCTTTGCATTATGGCGCTAAAGTGATTGATAGACCAGAATCTATATCAGGAGATTTAGAGCCAACTATTTCTACATTGAAACATGTTTTAGAATCTTTAAATAATAGTGATGTTGAAAATGTAATTTTGTTGCAGCCAACGAATCCTCTAAGGCCAGAAAAATTATTAGAAGAAGCATTTGCAATTTATCTTAGAAATAACTGTAACAGTTTATTTACGGTATCAAGAAATCAACAAAAATTGGGGAAAATAAGTTATAATAAATTTATTCCATTTAATTATAAAATTGGACAAAGAAGCCAAGATTTAGAACCTCTTTTCTTTGAAAATGGATTACTTTATATTACAAAAAGAAAATTAGTTCAAGACAATATAATTATTTCTGAAGATGCTTTTCCATTCGAAGTAAATCATATTTTTGCCAATGTTGATATCGATACACAAGAAGATTTTGAGTATGCAGAATATTTATTCAAAAAAGATGATAAATAA
- the neuB gene encoding N-acetylneuraminate synthase, whose translation MKYPYIEIAGRKIGPDYPPLVIAEIGINHEGSLQVAKEMVDAAQRAGVEVVKHQTHIVEDEMTGAAKKVIPGNADVSIYEIMERCSLNEAEELELKNYVESKGMIFISTPFSRAAAERLKKFDIPAYKIGSGECNNYPLLEHIASFGKPVILSTGMNTIESIQKAVAVFDKYNVPVALLHTTNLYPTPIHLVRFGAMVELHQAFPNKVFGLSDHTLNNNACLGAVALGASILERHFTDHMQRTGPDIVCSMDENACRELIISSVEIAQMRGGSKKPADEEQVTIDFAFATVCSIAPIKKGETFTKKNIWVKRPGTGKILAESFNDIIGKSATRDIENDEQLIWEDIQ comes from the coding sequence ATGAAATATCCATATATAGAAATTGCAGGTCGAAAAATTGGACCAGATTACCCACCTTTGGTTATTGCTGAAATCGGAATTAATCATGAAGGTTCTCTTCAAGTTGCTAAAGAGATGGTAGACGCTGCTCAAAGAGCGGGAGTTGAGGTTGTAAAGCACCAAACACATATTGTTGAAGATGAAATGACTGGAGCTGCAAAAAAAGTAATTCCTGGCAATGCAGATGTTTCTATTTATGAGATAATGGAACGTTGTTCACTGAATGAAGCTGAAGAATTAGAACTTAAAAATTATGTAGAAAGCAAAGGAATGATTTTTATTTCGACACCTTTTTCTCGTGCTGCAGCCGAAAGATTAAAGAAGTTTGATATTCCAGCTTACAAAATTGGATCGGGAGAATGTAATAATTACCCGCTTCTAGAACATATTGCCTCTTTTGGAAAACCTGTAATTTTAAGTACAGGAATGAATACGATTGAAAGTATTCAAAAAGCGGTGGCTGTTTTTGATAAATATAATGTTCCTGTAGCTTTATTGCACACAACAAACTTATATCCAACTCCAATTCATTTGGTTCGTTTTGGAGCTATGGTCGAATTGCATCAAGCTTTTCCAAATAAAGTTTTTGGTTTAAGCGATCACACGTTAAATAATAATGCTTGTTTAGGAGCTGTTGCTTTGGGTGCAAGCATTTTAGAAAGACATTTTACAGATCATATGCAGCGTACAGGTCCAGATATTGTGTGCAGTATGGATGAAAATGCTTGTCGCGAATTAATTATTTCGAGTGTTGAAATTGCGCAAATGCGTGGCGGATCAAAAAAACCAGCAGATGAAGAACAGGTAACAATCGACTTTGCTTTTGCAACAGTTTGTTCGATTGCTCCAATTAAAAAAGGCGAAACTTTTACAAAGAAAAATATTTGGGTAAAAAGACCTGGAACAGGAAAAATCTTGGCGGAAAGTTTTAATGACATAATTGGTAAATCAGCAACAAGAGATATTGAAAATGATGAACAATTAATTTGGGAAGATATTCAGTAA
- the neuC gene encoding UDP-N-acetylglucosamine 2-epimerase, with the protein MKKILFLTGTRADFGKIKSLISILEKQKEFEVFVFVTGMHLQEEYGYTLIEIERCNFKNIHTFVNHTHETTMDLTLAKTIEGFSAYCNTVKPDMIVVHGDRVETLAGAIVGSLNNILVTHIEGGEVSGTVDELIRHSVSKLSHIHFVSNQEAAKRLIQMGEVKESVFTIGSPDIDIMFSDKLPDLNTVKEYYKIPFENFSIVMFHPVTTEIENMKQYAENFVHALLKDNHNYIVIYPNNDLGSRFVLDSYDKLKSNERFRVFPSLRFEYFLTLLKNSQFIIGNSSAGIREAPYYGIPIINIGTRQQNRAIHADIINVDYSEKQIAEALSIIDSHKVQKSDDDFGQGNSAELFLSCLQKSDIWQLNHQKQFRDS; encoded by the coding sequence ATGAAAAAAATCCTTTTCTTAACAGGAACCCGAGCCGACTTCGGAAAAATAAAATCATTAATCTCAATTCTTGAAAAACAAAAAGAATTTGAGGTTTTTGTTTTTGTTACCGGTATGCATTTGCAAGAAGAATACGGTTATACCTTAATAGAAATCGAGCGATGTAATTTTAAGAACATTCATACTTTCGTTAATCATACCCACGAAACGACAATGGATTTGACTCTGGCTAAAACTATTGAAGGATTTTCTGCTTATTGCAATACTGTAAAACCTGATATGATAGTGGTGCATGGGGATCGGGTAGAAACTCTTGCAGGTGCTATTGTAGGATCACTAAATAATATTTTGGTTACTCATATAGAAGGAGGCGAAGTATCTGGAACGGTAGATGAATTAATTAGACATAGTGTTAGTAAATTGAGTCATATTCATTTTGTCTCAAACCAAGAAGCTGCAAAAAGATTAATTCAAATGGGGGAAGTAAAAGAATCTGTATTTACCATTGGTTCGCCAGATATAGATATAATGTTTTCCGATAAGTTGCCAGATTTAAATACTGTTAAAGAATATTATAAAATTCCTTTCGAAAACTTTTCTATAGTTATGTTTCATCCCGTTACTACAGAGATCGAAAACATGAAACAGTATGCAGAAAACTTTGTCCATGCTTTACTAAAAGACAACCACAATTATATTGTTATTTATCCTAACAATGATTTAGGAAGTCGATTTGTTTTAGATAGTTATGATAAACTAAAATCAAATGAACGATTTAGAGTTTTTCCTTCTCTTCGATTTGAATATTTTCTAACACTTTTAAAAAATAGCCAATTCATTATAGGAAATAGTAGTGCCGGAATTCGAGAAGCTCCCTATTATGGAATTCCAATTATTAATATTGGTACCAGGCAGCAAAACAGAGCAATTCATGCCGATATCATAAATGTCGATTATTCTGAAAAACAAATCGCAGAAGCACTTTCCATAATCGATTCTCATAAAGTACAAAAATCAGATGATGATTTTGGGCAGGGAAATAGTGCAGAATTATTTCTTAGTTGTCTACAGAAATCGGATATCTGGCAGCTCAATCATCAGAAACAATTTAGAGACAGTTAA